One Terriglobales bacterium genomic window, GCGCCACGCTGCTGCGCGCGGCTGACCAGGCTGAGTCCGTCGAAAAACTCAAGCAGCGCGCCGAAGCGGCCACCGGTGGGACCCGCGCGCGCTTGTTTGTGGAAGTCGCGCGCCTGGAGATCGAAGAAGCGAACCAGCACTTTACCGACGGCGACGTGGACAAGGCCCACGCCCGCGTGAAAGACGCCGTCACCGACGCCGAAAAGGGCGCCGACGCCGCGCGAATCAGCGGCAAGCGCTTGAAGGACACCGAAATCGATTTGCGGAAGCTCCAGCGCCGCACCGAAGACATTCGCCGCAGCCTCGCCCTCGAAGACCGCCCCGCGCTGCAGTCCATGGTGGAACGCCTCGAGGCGCTGCGCCAGCAATTGCTCGACAAGATGTTCGGCCACGACAACAAAAACAAGTCCAAGGCTGCGCCGCCGTCATGAACCGCCATCAACTCTCCATCGCCGCGGTCCTATTGCTCGCGCTCGTCCCCGCCCAGGCGCAAGTGCGCCGCCACGATCCCCTCACCGCCAAAGAGGTCGAGGACCTGCGCGAGGTGGCGCAGGACCCCGCGCAGCGTCTGAAGCTCTATGCCAGGTACGCCCTGGCCCGCATGACGGCCATCGACCAGGTGCGCGCCGACTCCAAGCTCGCCACCGCCGAGCGCGCCAAGCAGCTCCACGACCTCATCGAAGACCTGGGTACCATCGTCGACGAAATGGACGACAACGTGGAGGACTACGACAAGCGCAAGGCCGACTTGCGCCGCCCGCTCAAAGACGTGATCGAGGCCGACACCGCCCTCCAGATCAAGCTGCGCGCGCTGAAGGAAGCAGCCGATACCACGCTTGCCAAAGAGGCGCCCGATTTCCGCTTTGCGCTCGAAAACACCGTCGAAAGCGTGAACCAGAGCGCTCAGGCAGCCCGCGAAACGTTGGAAGCCCAGAACGTGGCCTTCGCCAAAGCAAAGGCCGACGAAAAAGCCAAGGCAAAAGAAGCGAAGGACAAACGGAATCACTGAGGACGACGGTCCGTTCACGGACTGTCATCCCGGGGAGCAACGCCTCTTAGGATCTGTTTTCCCTATAGGCGCTGCCGCTACCGGCGCCGTTCAGCACGCCGCAGGCACAACGCCTCCGCGTGTCCTTCGCATGGACCGCCTTGGGCCCTTTCACGGCCGTGCTACTCTTTTTCCAGTGGCCCCGAAATTGGTCCGGATTTTTGAGGAGTGCTACCGCGAGTTGCGGCCGCGCGTCGCTGTGCCCGCGTTCCACGTCGAGTTTTTCCGCTTTGCCAACGTCAACAACACCATCCGCCTGCGCGACGGGCAGGTCCGCGCGCGCATCTCCGACTTACTGGAAGGCGCGCCGCAGCCGGTCCTCCGCGCAATCGCTCACATCCTCGTGGCCAAGCTCTATCGCAAACCGATCGAGCCGCAACACGCGGCCCGTTATCGCAAATACCTCGGCAGCCGCGCCATGTCACAGAAAGCGCACCTGGTGCGCCAGATCCGCGGGCGCAAACTCATCACCACGCCCCGCGGACACGTCTGGGACCTGGAAGCCATCTTCGACGAGCTGAACCAGCGCCACTTCTACGGCCTGCTCGCCCGCCCGCTCATGACCTGGAGCCAGGACCGCGCTCGCAACTCGCTCGGCCACTACGATCCGGCGCACAACGCCATCGTCGTGAGCCGCATCTTCGATCACCCGCGCGTCCCGCGCTACGCGGTCGAGTACATCGTCTTCCACGAGATGCTGCACCTCAAGCACCCGGTCCGCCTGCGTGGCAGCCGGCGCTGCGTGCATCCGCCGGCGTTTCAGGCCGAGGAGCGCACCTTCCCGCGTTTGGAGGAAGCGAAACAGTTCCTGAAGGCTCTGTGAGGGCGGGGAAATTCACGCGGCAATCGTCGCCGCCTCATCCACGCCGCCGGGCCGCGCTACTTGCGCCGCCGTCGCATTCACCTCGAACAGCGGTACCGAGTGCGTGGCCAGTCGCACCTTGAACGGCTGCTCGCCGGTCATCAGGTCTGCGTCGAGGCCTTCCGCCAGCGACGTCCGCGCCGCTTCAAATACCAGGGCCGATCCGGGCGACATCCGCGCCCACGCAAGGTCGAACCAGGTCGTATAGAAGCGGCGAACGCAGCCGTCGCGAAACGCCACCAGCGCCGCCACCAGCTGCGTTCCCGCGGCCAGAAAGAACACGTCACACGGGCTCACGCGCGCCGCCGCTAACAGAAACTCGATGGTGCGCGGATCGCAAAACGCGCTTTCGCGCTGGCCGCCGAACTGCGCTGCCTTCTGCTCCCAGATCGCGCGCAACAGCGCCTGCGCGTTTCCATCGGCACGCCTCAGCTCCGCGCCGGCCGCTCGCAACCGCCGCAGCGCCCGCGCCAGCCGCGCATGCTGTCGCGCAAACCGCTCCGCGCTGGTCCTCTCTCTGCTGATCCCCGGCGCGCCGCTCCAGGCGCGAAGCATCGCCGCATCCCAGTGTGACGGGCGGCCCCGGACCGCACGGAAGCGCAACGGCAGTTTCAGACTTGCCAGTTCGCTCCACGCCGCCCGCAGCGCAGCGCCATCGCCGGTGGCGATTACGTCGCGATAATCGAACAGTCCGCCGCCAAGCAGCGTGAGGCAATTCCCGCGGACTGCCGCCGGAATCAGCGCCGCGCCCGAGCCGCGCTCCGCGAAGACCACGTGCGGCGCCTCGCCCAGAATCCGCGCTGCCAGCAGGTTCCACTCGAAGCGCTGGAAGAGGGTCGCCCCGCGCGCGCCTTGCATCGCTTCCCACGGCGCCCGCAGTTGCTCCATCTCCTGCGCCGATCTGGCCACAACAATGCGCAAGCCTCTCCTCCGCCTTCGAGGTTAGACGCGAGCGCAAATTCCGCGGATGTGCGGGGACTGACTTGACCGTGAACGGTGAACTGAAGACTGTGGGCTTACTCGGTAAAAAACCGCGCCATCTGGCGGAACTTGGCGTAGCGGTTGTTGAGGAGCGTTTCGACGGGAATGCCCTTCAGCGCGTCCAGTTCCCGCTGCAGCGCCTGATCGAGCATCGCCGCGGCGGCATCGTGGTCGGCGTGTGCGCCGCCTTCGGGCTCGGGGATAACGCCGTCCACGCAGCCCAGTTCCGTCAGATCAGAGGCCGTGATGCGCAGCGCCTCTGCCGCGAGGTCCTTCTTGGCGGGATCGCGCCACATGATGGACGCGCAGCCCTCGGGAGAGATGACCGAGTAAATCGAGTTCTCCATCATCAGGACGCGATCGGCCACGGCGACGCCGAGCGCGCCGCCCGATCCGCCTTCGCCGGTGATGACCGCAACGATAGGAACTTGCAGCCGCGCCATCTCGCGCAGGTTGCGCGCAATCGCCTCGGCCTGGCCGCGCTCTTCGGCGCCGATCCCGGGATACGCGCCCGGCGTATCGATCAGCGTGATCACCGGCCGGCCGTACTTCTCCGCCAGCCGCATCACCCGCAGCGCCTTGCGGTAGCCCTCCGGGTTCGCCTCCCCGAAATTGCGATACAGCCGCTGCTTGGTGTCGCGGCCCTTCTGGTGGCCGATCAGCATCACGTCCTGCCCATGGAAGCGGGCCATGCCCGTCACCAGCGCGTGATCGTCGCCAAAAGCGCGGTCGCCGTGGATCTCGCTCCAGTCGGAGAAGATGCGCTCCACGTAATCGAGCGTGTAAGGGCGCTGCGGATGCCGCGCCAGTTCGGTGATGCGCCAGGCGTGCAGGTGCGCGTAGATCTGCTGGCGCAGAGCGTTCACCTGCTCGTGCAGCCGCGCCAGCTGCCGCCGCGCGTCCTGGTTCTGTCCGGCGGCCTGCTCGAGCTGCTCGATCTGCTTTTCGATCCGTTCCAGCTCGCCTTGCGCCTTGCTCGCCAAATTCACTTCCCTTTCACCGCCGTTGGTTGCGGTTTGCCACAGAGATTCGGCACGCAGCCGGAGCAGCTGCACCATGAAGCGCACCCCCGACGCGATCGCCGCCTGCGACGAAGGGTCACGGGACTCGCGTGCGCGCTTCGTGGAAACAGAGGTCAAACGGCACCTTGCGGTGGTGCGGGTCAGTCAATGACGCGGACGCTGCCGCGTCCGCACAGCTCTTCCACGCGGCTGATGAATGCGCGGTCAGCCTGCACATTATATCCGGCGGGCTCCATCACCACCATGAAGTCGCCGGGGCGCTCCACGTCGAACAACACTCGGGCCTCGCCGCGCCGCTCGGCGCACAGCGAGTGCAGCGCGTCCACCGTGCTCGACGTGGCGCTCTCCAGCCCGACGCGGATGCGCAGTGACTTGGGTAGCTTCGGCTTTGCCTCCTCCAGCGGCGTAACGTCGCTGATGAGGAGCTTGGTGTTCGCGCCCTCTTCCGCCCGGACCGCCGCGCGGACCAGCACCGGGACCTCGAGCTTGAGGCGCTCCTGCAGCCGCTTGAACGACTCGGAGAAGCACAGGAAGTCCACCGATCCCGACATGTCCTCCAGCGTCCCTTGCGCGTACAGCTCGCCGCGCTTGGACTTGAGCACGCGCACGCCGCTCATCATCCCGGCGGCGACGATTTCGTCCCTGCCGGTCGAAGACTTCATCGCCGCGATGGCTTCCGTGCTGAGCGCGTTGAAGTCGAGCAGCTTCTCGCGATACTTCTCCAGCGGGTGCCCGGTGATGAAGAAGCCGAGAATCTCCTTCTCCGCCGCCAGCCGCTGGTGCTCGTCCCAATCGGGAATGTTCGGCAGCGCTTCGTTGGCCGCCGCGGCAGGCGCTGCGTCGTCGCTGAACACGCCGAAAAGCCCGTGCTGCCCCGCTTCCTTGTCGCGCTGCGTCTTCTGCGCGCGCTCCATGGCTTTGTCGAGCACGGCCATGAGCTGCGAGCGCCGCCCCAGCGAATCCATCGCGCCACTCTTGATCAGCGACTCCAGCACGCGCTTGTTCAGCAGCCGCAGGTCAACCTTCTCGCAGAATTCGTAAATGGACCTGAATCGGCCCACTTGCTTGCGCGCGGCCACGACCGAATCAATCGCGTTGCGCCCAACATTCTTCACCGCCGCCAGGCCAAAGCGGATGCTCTCGCCATGCGGCGTGAAGTTGGCGTCGCTCACGTTGATGTCCGGCGGTTCCACCGCAATCCCCATCTCGCGGCACTCGTTGATGTACTTCACCACGTCGTCGGTGCCTCCCGTTACCGAGGTCAGCAACGCCGCCATGAACTCCACCGGATAGTGCGTCTTCAAATACGCCGTCTGGTAGGCCAGCAGCGCGTAGGCCGCCGAGTGCGACTTGGCGAAGCCGTACCCGGCGAACTGCTCCATCAGGTCGAAAATGCGCTCCATCTTTCGCTGCGGATACCCGCGCGCCACGCCTCCCTTCACAAAGCGCTCGCGCTGCGCCCCCATCTCCGAGGCGATTTTCTTGCCCATCGCGCGGCGCAGCAGATCGGCCTCGCCCAGCGAGTAGCCGGCCAACGTGTTGGCGATCTGCAGCACCTGCTCCTGGTAGACGATCACGCCCAGCGTCTCCCGCAGGATCGCTTCCAGCTCCGGCAGCTCGTACTCCACTTTCTTGCGCCCGTGTTTGCGGTCGATGAAGTCATCGATCATGCCGCCCTGGATCGGCCCGGGCCGGTAGAGCGCGTTCAGCGCCGTCAGGTCTTCGACCGCGTCCGGCTTGTAGCGCTTCAGCACATCGCGCATGCCGTGCGACTCGAACTGGAAGACGCCGCTGGTCAGCCCCTTGTGGAACACGTTCTCATACGTCGCCCGGTCGTCCAGTGGCAGCGTTCTCAGGTCGAGCTGCTCGCCGCGCGTCTGCGCGATCAGCTTTACCGCGTCGTCGAGAATCGTGAGCGTGGTGAGCCCGAGAAAGTCCATCTTCAGCAGGCCGAGCTTCTCCACCGCCTTCATGTCGAAGGCGGTCACGATTTCGTCGTTCTTGGTCTTGTGCAGCGGGACCAGCTCGGTGAGCGGCTGCGGCGCAATCACCACGCCGGCTGCGTGCACCCCCGAGTTGCGCACCATTCCCTCCAGCTTCATCGCCGTATCGATCAGCTCGCGAATGCGGTTGTCGTTCTCATACGCGGTTTGCAGCGAAGGCGAGGTCTCCAGCGCCTCCTTCAGCGTGATGTTGAGCTGGTTCGGGACCATCTTGGCAATCTGGTCCAGGTCGCTGTAGGGCACTTCCATGGCGCGGCCCACGTCTTTGATCGCCGCCTTGGCTCCCATCGTGCCGAACGTGATGATCTGCGCCACGTTCTCGCGCCCATACTTCTGAGTGACGTAATCAATCACCTCGCCGCGCCGGTTCATGCAGAAGTCCATGTCGATGTCCGGCATGGTCACGCGTTCCAGATTCAGGAAGCGTTCGAACAGCAGCTCGTTCTCCAGCGGATCGATGTCGGTGATCGAGAGCGCATAGGTCACCAGCGATCCCGCCGCCGAGCCGCGGCCCGGCCCCACCGGTATGCCCCGCTCCTTTGCAAACCGGACAAAGTCCCACACAATCAGCAGATACCCGGAAAACTTCACCTGCTGGATGATGGCGATCTCGCGCGCCAGCCGCTGCTCGTATTCGGCCAGGCCATGTTTCAGCTTGCCCGCGGCGCTCTGCCTCCGGAGCGACTCCATGCGCCGCGCAAAGCCCTCGCGCGTCACGTGCTCGAAGTAGCTGTCGAGCGTGTACCCGGGCGGGACCTCGAAGGGCGGGAACGGGTTTGAGACCTTGTCGAGCTTCAGGCTGCACCGCTCGGCGATGTCGAGCGTGCGCGCCAGTACTTGCGGCGCGTCTTTGAAGACGCGCGCCATCTCGCCGCCGCTCTTCACGAAAAACTGGTTGCCCTGGAACTTGAGCCGGTTGGCATCGTGCAGGGACTTGCCCGTCTGCACGCAGATCAGCACGTCGTGCGCGTGCGCGTCTTCCTCGCCGATGTAGTGGCTGTCGTTGGTCGCCACCAGGGGAATGCCGGTTTCCTTCTCCAGCTGAAACAGGCCCGGATGGATGCGGTGCTCCGCCTCCAGCCCCTGGTCCTGGATTTCCAGGAAGAAATTGTCTTTGCCGAACAGCTCGCGATAGAACCCGGCGGCCTCGCGCGCGGCATCGTACTTTTCCTCCGTCAACCGCTCGGCTACCTCACCCTTCAGGCATCCCGAAAGCCCGATCAGCCCCTTGGCATGCTCGGCCAGGAACGCCTTGCTGACCCGCGGCTTGTAGTAGAAGCCGTTGAGCGACGCCTCCGACGTGATCTTGATCAGGTTGCGGTATCCCTCTTCGTCCTGCGCCAGCACGAGCAGGTGGTTGTAGGTGTCCCCTTCAGGCGGTGTGCGCTCGATGTGGTGATCGGCTTTCTTGCAGATGTACAGCTCGCACCCCACGATGGGCTTGATCCCGCGCGCCTTGGCGGCGTTGTAGAAGTTCACCGCGGCGAAGATGTTGCCGTGATCTGTGACGGCAACCGCCGGCATTCCCAGCTCGGCCACGCGGTCCACCAGCCGGTCCACGTCACAGGCGCCGTCCAGCAGCGAGTAATCCGTATGCAGATGCAGGTGAACGAACTGGGACATGGGTGTAGTTCCATTCTAACGGGACGAACGAAGGTTTGCGGCTGTGGAAAAGGGGCCTGCCGGGAGAGTCGTCGTGTTGCAGAATCCCAGCCCTACCAC contains:
- a CDS encoding M48 family peptidase, which gives rise to MAPKLVRIFEECYRELRPRVAVPAFHVEFFRFANVNNTIRLRDGQVRARISDLLEGAPQPVLRAIAHILVAKLYRKPIEPQHAARYRKYLGSRAMSQKAHLVRQIRGRKLITTPRGHVWDLEAIFDELNQRHFYGLLARPLMTWSQDRARNSLGHYDPAHNAIVVSRIFDHPRVPRYAVEYIVFHEMLHLKHPVRLRGSRRCVHPPAFQAEERTFPRLEEAKQFLKAL
- a CDS encoding GNAT family N-acetyltransferase codes for the protein MRIVVARSAQEMEQLRAPWEAMQGARGATLFQRFEWNLLAARILGEAPHVVFAERGSGAALIPAAVRGNCLTLLGGGLFDYRDVIATGDGAALRAAWSELASLKLPLRFRAVRGRPSHWDAAMLRAWSGAPGISRERTSAERFARQHARLARALRRLRAAGAELRRADGNAQALLRAIWEQKAAQFGGQRESAFCDPRTIEFLLAAARVSPCDVFFLAAGTQLVAALVAFRDGCVRRFYTTWFDLAWARMSPGSALVFEAARTSLAEGLDADLMTGEQPFKVRLATHSVPLFEVNATAAQVARPGGVDEAATIAA
- a CDS encoding acetyl-CoA carboxylase carboxyltransferase subunit alpha, with translation MTSVSTKRARESRDPSSQAAIASGVRFMVQLLRLRAESLWQTATNGGEREVNLASKAQGELERIEKQIEQLEQAAGQNQDARRQLARLHEQVNALRQQIYAHLHAWRITELARHPQRPYTLDYVERIFSDWSEIHGDRAFGDDHALVTGMARFHGQDVMLIGHQKGRDTKQRLYRNFGEANPEGYRKALRVMRLAEKYGRPVITLIDTPGAYPGIGAEERGQAEAIARNLREMARLQVPIVAVITGEGGSGGALGVAVADRVLMMENSIYSVISPEGCASIMWRDPAKKDLAAEALRITASDLTELGCVDGVIPEPEGGAHADHDAAAAMLDQALQRELDALKGIPVETLLNNRYAKFRQMARFFTE
- the dnaE gene encoding DNA polymerase III subunit alpha, with the translated sequence MSQFVHLHLHTDYSLLDGACDVDRLVDRVAELGMPAVAVTDHGNIFAAVNFYNAAKARGIKPIVGCELYICKKADHHIERTPPEGDTYNHLLVLAQDEEGYRNLIKITSEASLNGFYYKPRVSKAFLAEHAKGLIGLSGCLKGEVAERLTEEKYDAAREAAGFYRELFGKDNFFLEIQDQGLEAEHRIHPGLFQLEKETGIPLVATNDSHYIGEEDAHAHDVLICVQTGKSLHDANRLKFQGNQFFVKSGGEMARVFKDAPQVLARTLDIAERCSLKLDKVSNPFPPFEVPPGYTLDSYFEHVTREGFARRMESLRRQSAAGKLKHGLAEYEQRLAREIAIIQQVKFSGYLLIVWDFVRFAKERGIPVGPGRGSAAGSLVTYALSITDIDPLENELLFERFLNLERVTMPDIDMDFCMNRRGEVIDYVTQKYGRENVAQIITFGTMGAKAAIKDVGRAMEVPYSDLDQIAKMVPNQLNITLKEALETSPSLQTAYENDNRIRELIDTAMKLEGMVRNSGVHAAGVVIAPQPLTELVPLHKTKNDEIVTAFDMKAVEKLGLLKMDFLGLTTLTILDDAVKLIAQTRGEQLDLRTLPLDDRATYENVFHKGLTSGVFQFESHGMRDVLKRYKPDAVEDLTALNALYRPGPIQGGMIDDFIDRKHGRKKVEYELPELEAILRETLGVIVYQEQVLQIANTLAGYSLGEADLLRRAMGKKIASEMGAQRERFVKGGVARGYPQRKMERIFDLMEQFAGYGFAKSHSAAYALLAYQTAYLKTHYPVEFMAALLTSVTGGTDDVVKYINECREMGIAVEPPDINVSDANFTPHGESIRFGLAAVKNVGRNAIDSVVAARKQVGRFRSIYEFCEKVDLRLLNKRVLESLIKSGAMDSLGRRSQLMAVLDKAMERAQKTQRDKEAGQHGLFGVFSDDAAPAAAANEALPNIPDWDEHQRLAAEKEILGFFITGHPLEKYREKLLDFNALSTEAIAAMKSSTGRDEIVAAGMMSGVRVLKSKRGELYAQGTLEDMSGSVDFLCFSESFKRLQERLKLEVPVLVRAAVRAEEGANTKLLISDVTPLEEAKPKLPKSLRIRVGLESATSSTVDALHSLCAERRGEARVLFDVERPGDFMVVMEPAGYNVQADRAFISRVEELCGRGSVRVID